The DNA region ATGGATATTGGCTCCACCAATTCCCACCGACCGCTTCCAGGAGTCGCCCCAACTGACTGTAATCCACTCATCAAAAGGGTTTGTGTTATTGGCGATCTCGTACTGGATACGCTCACAGCTTTTAGTGGCCAGCGAAAAGGATTCGTTGGCGCGCAATAAGGCGTTTTGAAACAGGTCATACAGGCCAGGATTTGCCTTTTGAAGAATATAACCAGGCAAATTTGCTATCGCGGCTGTGGCTGCCAATTCAATGGCATTAACAGCGTTATCGACACCATTTCGCAAATTGTCCAGTGAACTTTCAATAGCCACCATTGGATCAAAACCGCTGCAACTGAGAGCAGAGGCCTGTCCGCTTAGTGATAAATCAATCGTAGTGATATTGAGGCTGGGGGGAATAGCAATATCCCGCCCCCCACCAATCTTGTAGTAAAACAGGCTATCGTCGCTTGGCGCTTCTGCGGCAATTAGCGAATGACACGTCATAACACTAACCGCCAGGATAACCAACCGGCGACAGAACCGCGTGGTTGTATGTTTGGCAATCATAAACAAACCCTCACCGGAACAGTGAATAAGTAAGCACCTTTTGCCTCACAGCACTCGTAGGGACGCCACAAGGTAAACGCGTATCGGTTATCTTCAGAATGACGCCCCTGGGACCACGAAGTACTCAACACATCGTTTTCACCAAAGGCATAACATTGCTCATCGACTTCAGGTGCGAGCATTTGCCATACCCCCGTACCCGGATCATTCTCAACCAACTCGCCCGGTAACCAGGTACGGTTATAACCATTACCATCAAGTGCGTTATAGACATGGGGTTGGCGGGTTTGGGTAACGATATTGCCAGCCCGCTGTGCAACCACCGCAGCCGCCTTGGCATCATCCTTTTGATTGATAAATCCTGTACGCGGCCAAACCGGCCCCCATTGTTGCTGTATACCATCTCCCACTACACGTCGACCGGGTAACAGGTTTTGTAAATACAACATTTCTGGCAAACCAAGACGCCAGGTCAATGCATCCAGTGAAGAGAGCAGGTACGGGTTGAAGGACTCGGCTTC from Cycloclasticus pugetii PS-1 includes:
- a CDS encoding TIGR03756 family integrating conjugative element protein; its protein translation is MNKLIQVVMLFVLLQGYKLQAFEAEPTTITTADIVGAITLDRSCLNYCITGVCVWLRCSIYECSIETSIRVAHYNPDLVVSVYDEPGDNPWQEMESLFGSLDSGIVSGIVSTFHGAFVGGGHRVEGGNPATDQSLRFKEVTAIGHPFSSVSDFIGDSGYYCPSEAESFNPYLLSSLDALTWRLGLPEMLYLQNLLPGRRVVGDGIQQQWGPVWPRTGFINQKDDAKAAAVVAQRAGNIVTQTRQPHVYNALDGNGYNRTWLPGELVENDPGTGVWQMLAPEVDEQCYAFGENDVLSTSWSQGRHSEDNRYAFTLWRPYECCEAKGAYLFTVPVRVCL